In Mercenaria mercenaria strain notata unplaced genomic scaffold, MADL_Memer_1 contig_2020, whole genome shotgun sequence, the sequence CAAGGTTATGGATGAATTAGAAAAAAGCATACGTatggatgaaaatatttttgaggaGACCAACTTACCATTAAATCTTGATGCTCCAGAGTTCAAACCAGATATGGAAAGGGTTTCACCTCCACCAACGCTACCAAAGTCTGCAAACCCTCAAATGAATAGTTACATGAAACCTGAGTGTACCTACAGTACCACTAACATTTACAGTAGTAATGAGAACGATGGCCTACATAGGGTGACGCGTGAACTGAATAAACCAAAGTCTGAAATTATCAAGTTTGAAGGAAATCCTATGGACTACAACAGATCAGATTCATTAGACAGTTTCAGACAAGAGTGTTAAATAACACTGATTCGTATGATGAGCGCATGAATTTCTTACTACAGTTTACAACTGGTGAAGCACACAAAATAGCTTCAGGATATTCACACTTGAGTGCTGAAGTAGGTTTCACAGCTACAATGAAGGAATTCAAAGACAGATATGGTGATCCCGATGTGGTAGCTAACGAGTATGTTAAAAAAGCCTTAGAATGGTCCGTCATAAAAGCAGACAATCCAAAAGCATTAGATCAATACTCTATATTTTTAAAGGAATGCTTATACGCAGTTGAGAATGTGGAAGCGGCCAGGGTTCTTGAATACTCTGAGAACATTAAGCGCATCATCATGAAGTTACCGTATTACCTGCATGAGAGGTGGCGCACAATAGTATATGAGTTAAAGGAAAAGAATCGCGTTGTAAAATTCAACAACCTTGTCTCATTTGTACAAAGGGAAGCTAAGAAGGCCAACGACCCATTGTATGGGAAAACGGTGATGAGTGTGGAGTCGCATAGTACACGTGCGCCTACGTTGAATCAAAGGAAGCCGTATAGAAGTTTCGCTACAAATACAAGCAATGACGAACATAGAGAGTTACTACCTGAAACAAGTCTATCCGAACACGTTGTGCAGTGTGTGTATTGCAGCGCTGAACATTCGCTGAATTCTTGCCAGGACATCACCAAACAGCCACTTAAAGAAAGATACCAGTTCTTGAGATCAAAGGGTTTATGCTTTGGTTGCCTGAAGCCAGGGCATCAGAAGTCAAATTGTAACAGGAAGATGGAATGTCATATCTGCAAGAGACCACACCCAAGTATTCTCCATGTGGAACCCACGGACAAtgaaaaattttacacaaaaacggCTGCAACGTCTACAGGGGCTGGAATTCGTCAAGTTTTGCCTATTGTTCCTGTGAGAATTAAATCTAAAAGTAGTAGCAAAGTTGTAGAAACATATGCATTTCTTGATACTGGTAGTACATCAACATTTTGTTCTGAAAGTTTACTtagtaaattaaatgtattaGGGAAAGGACATAAAGTCACAATCCAGACTATTACTGAAAGGCAAACGCGAGACTGTCTTGCTGTTACGGGTCTAGAGATTTGTCTTTAGATGAGAATGAAGTTATTGACTTGCCAAAGATATACTCTCAGACAAAGTTGCCGGTAACAATTGCAGATAGAATAACAAAGTCCGAGTTAGAAAAATGGCCACATTTGAAAAACGTTGAATTACCTACGATTGATCAGTCGAATTGCGATGTTGAACTCTTGATTGGCGTCGACGTACCTAGGGCACTGGAGCCTTGGGATGTTATTCCCAGTGTTGACAACAGTCCGTTTGCGGTTAAGACCCTATTCGGCTGGGCTGTAAATGGTCCCATAGACTATAGTGATGTTGATGCTGAATGTTTAAACGCGTTTTCAGTGACATGTAACTTCATTCAGACAAGTCTTGATcagcaagttagaaataatttTAACCTTGATTTCAGTGAACGCGTAATTGATGATGTTCCGGAACATTCTTGCGAAGATAAGCGATTTTTAGAGATAGTGGCAGGATCTGCAAGGTTTGAAAATGGACACTATGTAATGAACTTACCATTTAAGTCGAAAGACATACAAATGCCTAATAACAGACAGGTAGCTATACACAGACTGTCATTACTAGGAAAGCGTTTCAAAGGTGATGCAGAATTTCAAGGACAGTACGGTGATTTCATGAATAAGATGATGGAGAATGGCTATGCGCGAAAGGTTCCAAGTAGGGATTTGACACAGAACGATGGATGTGTTTGGTATTTGCCGCATCATGGTGTATTCCatccaaagaaaaacaaaatacgtGTTGTATTCGACTGTGCGGCACGTTTTCAAGGAAGGTCCTTGAATGAAGAATTATTGCAAGGTCCGAACCTTACGAACACTCTTATTGGAACATTGATCAGGTTTCGCGAGGAGCAAGTTGCTATTATGGGGGACATAGATAGCATGTTTATCAGGTTAGGGTCCCAGAATGTGATGCTAGTTTGTTACGGTTTCTATGGTGGGAAGATGGGGACATTAATAAACATATTGTTGAATATCAAATGATGGTTCATTTGTTCGGTGCAAGGTCCTCGCCGAGTTGCGCGAATTATGCATTGA encodes:
- the LOC128552083 gene encoding uncharacterized protein LOC128552083 yields the protein MNFLLQFTTGEAHKIASGYSHLSAEVGFTATMKEFKDRYGDPDVVANEYVKKALEWSVIKADNPKALDQYSIFLKECLYAVENVEAARVLEYSENIKRIIMKLPYYLHERWRTIVYELKEKNRVVKFNNLVSFVQREAKKANDPLYGKTVMSVESHSTRAPTLNQRKPYRSFATNTSNDEHRELLPETSLSEHVVQCVYCSAEHSLNSCQDITKQPLKERYQFLRSKGLCFGCLKPGHQKSNCNRKMECHICKRPHPSILHVEPTDNEKFYTKTAATSTGAGIRQVLPIVPVRIKSKSSSKVVETYAFLDTDRITKSELEKWPHLKNVELPTIDQSNCDVELLIGVDVPRALEPWDVIPSVDNSPFAVKTLFGWAVNGPIDYSDVDAECLNAFSVTCNFIQTSLDQQVRNNFNLDFSERVIDDVPEHSCEDKRFLEIVAGSARFENGHYVMNLPFKSKDIQMPNNRQVAIHRLSLLGKRFKGDAEFQGQYGDFMNKMMENGYARKVPSRDLTQNDGCVWYLPHHGVFHPKKNKIRVVFDCAARFQGRSLNEELLQGPNLTNTLIGTLIRFREEQVAIMGDIDSMFIRLGSQNVMLVCYGFYGGKMGTLINILLNIK